The Campylobacter sp. CN_NE2 genome contains a region encoding:
- a CDS encoding carbon-nitrogen hydrolase family protein encodes MSKVCVLQLPTLSMNESRIDYYMKIAKDNDAKIVLLGEYVLNSFFTELKKMPKPMIKEQSDHKKTLFANLAKKYDLTIIAPIVLLKNGGYAKSVAKFSPSSTKYFDQNILINYAHWDEDGFFINSKNAKKEQNDEISFPIFSDNGVKYGILFGFEAHFDAAWVYFMKKKVDCVLLPCASTFDSNERWEELLKIRSWLNSVFIIRANRIGKAKFGKENCDFYGRSAVFSPLGEIINSLKDEEGVLLSEISKKELSFAKNLWKFRDISAKKGLI; translated from the coding sequence ATGAGTAAAGTTTGTGTGTTACAGCTTCCGACACTTTCTATGAACGAAAGCAGGATTGATTATTATATGAAAATCGCCAAAGATAATGACGCTAAAATCGTGCTTCTTGGCGAATATGTGCTAAATAGCTTTTTTACCGAGCTTAAAAAAATGCCAAAACCGATGATAAAAGAGCAGAGCGATCACAAAAAAACTCTTTTTGCAAATTTGGCAAAAAAATATGATTTAACGATAATTGCGCCGATTGTTTTGCTTAAAAACGGCGGTTATGCAAAAAGTGTTGCTAAATTTAGCCCAAGCTCGACTAAATATTTCGATCAAAATATTTTGATAAACTACGCTCACTGGGACGAAGATGGTTTTTTTATAAATTCAAAAAATGCAAAAAAAGAGCAAAATGACGAAATTTCATTTCCGATTTTTAGTGACAACGGTGTGAAATATGGAATTTTATTTGGCTTTGAAGCGCATTTTGACGCCGCTTGGGTGTATTTTATGAAAAAGAAGGTTGATTGTGTTTTATTGCCGTGCGCTTCGACATTTGACTCAAATGAGCGTTGGGAAGAGCTTTTAAAAATTCGCTCGTGGCTGAATTCTGTTTTTATAATCAGAGCTAATCGTATCGGAAAAGCGAAATTTGGCAAAGAAAATTGCGATTTTTACGGGCGAAGCGCGGTTTTTTCTCCGCTTGGAGAAATCATAAATTCGCTAAAAGATGAAGAGGGCGTGTTGCTAAGCGAAATTTCCAAAAAAGAGCTAAGTTTTGCAAAAAATTTATGGAAATTTAGAGATATTTCAGCCAAAAAAGGGCTGATTTAG
- the ileS gene encoding isoleucine--tRNA ligase → MDYKDTLFLPTTDFAMRGNLPQNEPKRFKSWYDERKVYEKMRAKRQNASVSFNLHDGPPYANGHLHIGHALNKILKDIITKTHYFFGENINYVPGWDCHGLPIEQQIEIKLGEKKKETSKGEIRKLCRAHATEFMGIQRDEFKDLGILGDWENPYLTMKFEFEAEIYKALTQIAKKGILIERSKPVFWSWAAKSALAEAEVEYKDKEDYSIYVAFALSDEANAKIGAKGAKAVIWTTTPWTLPANNAISLNPNEIYALTAENLIFAKPLVESLVNLGITSGKIIKEFSAKELENLYAINPLNDRLSKFILGEHVLMDGGTGLVHTAPGHGEDDYFVGLKYNIEVLMPVDENGCYDETLRGKKLFRDSVVDEFIGMHVFKANEKIVEILGDAVVKVGKFTHSYPHCWRTHKPVIYRATKQWFIAMDKEFSNGKTLRQIALDEIKRIKFYPQSGENRLTSMIENRPDWCISRQRDWGVPIAFFRDKSTKEPIFDEELMDNIYEIFKTNGADAWWEMEISELLPKNSKFKAENLEKVMDILDVWFDSGSTWKAVLQSGIYEAGGFPADMYLEGSDQHRGWFQSSLLVSCAINECAPYKSILTHGFTVDEKGQKMSKSVGNVVAPQEVAKEYGVEILRLWVALSDYSTDLKISQNILKQVSEQYRKIRNTIRFLLANVSDLQNLETANFTELDKWILTRAVSVFGEVESAFRNYDFSKGFNLLLNFLSADLSGIYLDICKDRLYCDDVNSSRRRSAQSVMVIITRALLPLIAPTLTYTIDEVMEFAPNIVKDGKNDAFDLEYEAIKFDKFTEFSEILTASREKFFEIIDSLKKDKIIKSTLELNLQTSCAEILGGDSDEICDWYMVSEISNIDNSEFLAEFKIGDESFRLCKAKNHKCPRCWKFNAATDESLCQRCAKVLNVK, encoded by the coding sequence ATGGATTATAAGGACACGCTATTTCTCCCTACGACGGATTTTGCTATGCGCGGAAATCTGCCACAAAACGAACCAAAAAGATTTAAATCTTGGTATGATGAACGAAAAGTTTATGAAAAAATGAGAGCCAAAAGGCAAAATGCTAGTGTTAGTTTTAACCTGCACGACGGACCGCCGTATGCAAACGGACACCTGCATATCGGTCATGCGTTGAATAAAATTTTAAAAGATATTATTACAAAAACTCACTATTTTTTCGGCGAAAATATAAACTATGTGCCGGGCTGGGACTGCCACGGACTGCCTATCGAGCAACAAATCGAAATCAAACTAGGGGAAAAGAAAAAAGAGACTTCAAAAGGCGAAATTCGCAAACTTTGCAGGGCTCACGCTACCGAATTTATGGGAATCCAAAGAGATGAATTTAAAGATTTAGGCATTTTGGGCGATTGGGAAAATCCATATTTGACGATGAAATTTGAGTTTGAAGCTGAAATTTACAAAGCCCTAACGCAAATCGCTAAAAAAGGCATTTTGATAGAACGAAGTAAGCCTGTTTTTTGGAGCTGGGCGGCAAAAAGTGCCTTAGCAGAAGCAGAAGTCGAATACAAAGATAAAGAAGATTACTCGATTTATGTGGCATTTGCATTAAGCGACGAAGCAAATGCTAAAATCGGTGCAAAAGGTGCAAAGGCAGTCATTTGGACGACTACGCCTTGGACGCTTCCTGCTAATAACGCAATCAGCCTAAATCCAAATGAAATTTATGCGCTAACGGCTGAAAATTTGATTTTTGCAAAGCCTTTGGTGGAGAGTTTGGTAAATTTAGGTATCACAAGTGGCAAAATTATCAAAGAATTTAGCGCAAAAGAGCTAGAAAATCTATATGCGATAAATCCCTTAAATGATAGACTTTCTAAATTTATCCTTGGCGAACATGTCTTAATGGACGGCGGAACGGGACTAGTGCATACTGCACCTGGGCACGGCGAAGATGACTATTTTGTTGGATTAAAATACAATATCGAAGTTTTAATGCCTGTTGATGAAAACGGCTGTTATGATGAGACGCTTCGTGGTAAAAAGCTATTTAGAGATAGCGTTGTTGATGAGTTTATCGGTATGCATGTTTTTAAAGCAAATGAAAAAATCGTCGAAATTCTAGGCGATGCGGTGGTAAAAGTCGGCAAATTTACGCACTCTTATCCGCATTGTTGGCGAACGCATAAGCCCGTGATTTACAGAGCTACAAAACAATGGTTTATCGCAATGGATAAAGAATTTTCTAATGGCAAAACGCTTCGTCAAATCGCACTTGATGAAATAAAAAGGATTAAATTCTATCCACAAAGCGGCGAAAATCGTCTAACTTCGATGATAGAAAATCGCCCTGACTGGTGTATTTCAAGGCAAAGAGACTGGGGTGTTCCGATTGCATTTTTCCGTGATAAATCCACAAAAGAGCCGATTTTCGATGAAGAACTAATGGATAATATCTATGAAATTTTCAAAACTAACGGGGCTGATGCTTGGTGGGAAATGGAAATTTCTGAGCTTCTGCCAAAAAATAGCAAATTTAAAGCTGAAAATTTAGAAAAAGTTATGGATATTTTAGATGTTTGGTTTGATAGCGGAAGCACTTGGAAAGCCGTTTTGCAAAGCGGAATTTACGAAGCCGGTGGTTTTCCGGCTGATATGTATTTAGAAGGAAGCGATCAACATAGAGGCTGGTTTCAAAGCTCACTTTTGGTAAGTTGCGCTATAAATGAGTGTGCGCCGTATAAGAGCATTTTGACGCATGGATTTACGGTTGATGAAAAAGGTCAAAAAATGAGTAAATCAGTCGGAAATGTCGTCGCACCACAAGAAGTAGCCAAAGAATACGGCGTGGAAATTTTACGCCTTTGGGTTGCTTTGAGTGACTATTCAACAGATCTTAAAATCAGCCAAAATATCCTAAAACAAGTCAGCGAACAATACCGCAAAATTCGCAATACAATTCGCTTTTTACTAGCAAATGTTAGCGATTTGCAAAATTTAGAAACGGCAAATTTCACAGAGCTTGACAAATGGATTTTAACAAGAGCGGTAAGCGTTTTTGGCGAAGTTGAGAGCGCATTTAGAAATTATGATTTTTCAAAGGGCTTTAACCTGCTTTTAAATTTCCTAAGTGCAGATTTAAGCGGAATTTACCTTGATATTTGCAAAGATAGATTGTATTGTGATGATGTAAATTCGTCTCGCAGACGAAGCGCACAAAGCGTTATGGTTATCATCACAAGAGCGCTTTTACCTTTGATAGCACCGACTTTAACTTATACGATCGATGAAGTTATGGAATTTGCTCCAAATATCGTAAAAGACGGCAAAAATGACGCTTTTGATTTAGAATATGAAGCGATTAAATTTGATAAATTTACCGAATTTAGCGAGATACTTACGGCTTCAAGAGAGAAATTTTTTGAAATCATCGATAGTCTTAAAAAAGACAAAATCATAAAATCGACTTTGGAGCTAAATTTGCAAACTAGTTGCGCTGAGATTTTAGGTGGCGATAGTGATGAAATTTGCGATTGGTATATGGTTAGCGAGATTTCAAATATTGATAATAGCGAATTTCTTGCTGAATTTAAAATCGGCGATGAAAGTTTTAGACTTTGCAAGGCAAAAAATCACAAATGCCCAAGATGCTGGAAATTTAACGCCGCAACGGACGAAAGCTTGTGCCAAAGATGTGCAAAGGTTTTAAATGTTAAGTGA
- a CDS encoding CinA family protein: protein MKSIVLLIGEELRLNGNFLDYIFRHCRNGHLEFDEIKFANKNDKNLPNFIENLAKKCEFITIFASSESYGIVSKILATLTSDLLELKNETLVPSMVKNVAKNSFLMQIGECQINVLKASANENLPQILTPCEQNSRIFYIFGYGLNYVKTRIEPLLKTYDISVVLSQFNEFLICIKAKENKFYGLNDFLGGVKKIFDNFVIDSENFIEFIARKLIQNNLKITFAESCTAGLISAKFGEISGVSEIFEGSLITYSQNAKNAWLGVSDETLANFGVYSKECVSEMIDGILKLSKADFAIAVSGVAGPFDDGEIPAGTVFVGVGDKNGEKIVEKFQIHGDRNFVRNECVNIAFCLLLRLKTELFFKFERISDE, encoded by the coding sequence ATGAAAAGTATCGTTTTGCTTATCGGCGAAGAATTGCGACTAAACGGAAATTTTTTGGATTATATTTTTAGACATTGTCGTAACGGGCATTTAGAATTTGATGAGATTAAATTTGCAAACAAAAATGACAAAAATTTGCCAAATTTCATAGAAAATTTAGCCAAAAAGTGCGAATTTATAACGATTTTTGCTAGTAGCGAAAGCTATGGTATAGTAAGCAAAATTTTAGCCACTCTAACTTCTGATTTGCTCGAACTAAAAAACGAAACTTTGGTTCCGTCAATGGTAAAAAATGTCGCCAAAAATAGCTTTTTAATGCAAATTGGAGAGTGCCAAATCAATGTTTTAAAAGCTAGTGCGAACGAAAATTTACCGCAAATTTTAACGCCTTGCGAACAAAATAGCAGAATTTTTTATATTTTTGGATACGGGCTTAATTATGTAAAAACTCGCATTGAGCCACTGCTTAAAACCTACGATATAAGCGTAGTTTTATCACAATTTAACGAATTTTTAATCTGCATAAAAGCAAAAGAAAATAAATTTTACGGGCTTAATGATTTCTTGGGTGGCGTAAAGAAAATTTTTGATAATTTTGTGATTGATAGTGAAAATTTTATCGAATTCATTGCACGAAAACTTATACAAAATAACCTTAAAATCACATTTGCCGAAAGTTGCACGGCAGGGCTAATTTCGGCAAAATTTGGCGAAATCTCAGGCGTTTCGGAAATTTTTGAAGGCTCGCTAATCACATATAGCCAAAACGCAAAAAACGCTTGGCTAGGCGTTAGCGACGAGACTTTGGCGAATTTTGGCGTTTATAGCAAAGAGTGCGTTAGCGAGATGATTGACGGAATTTTAAAGCTTAGCAAGGCAGATTTTGCGATTGCCGTTAGCGGCGTAGCAGGTCCGTTTGATGACGGCGAAATACCTGCTGGAACGGTGTTTGTGGGCGTAGGCGACAAAAACGGAGAAAAAATCGTAGAAAAATTTCAAATTCACGGAGATAGAAATTTCGTGCGAAATGAGTGCGTAAATATCGCATTTTGCCTACTTTTGAGATTAAAAACTGAACTATTTTTTAAATTTGAAAGGATTAGCGATGAATAA
- the metX gene encoding homoserine O-acetyltransferase MetX — protein sequence MKIQTKIEYFDEPLHLESGRILSNFKLAYETYGELNEEKSNVVVVCHALTGSHHAAGRYENDTKAGWWDNLIGDKKAVDTEKYFVICVNIISSPFGSTCPLDLDERGAEYRTRFPVIVISDVVKAQMKLFARLGITHAKAVIGGSLGGMQALCYAIEYPEFAENIFLLATTYATNPWAIAFNKISIEAIVSDPNFKNGNYDKDEIAKNGLKGMEIGRMAGHISFLSPNSMQKKFGRNYVETDGLYELNGRFQVDRYLEYNGANFAKRFDPLCYLYIAKMMNIFDCTRHYGSLKNALSEIKSKMYIISFEGDYLFPPHLMKEIYDCLVDLGKKSLAHYAEIDSDYGHDAFLVEVEKFDFIIKRVLDE from the coding sequence GTGAAAATTCAAACCAAAATAGAATACTTTGACGAACCGCTCCATTTAGAGAGCGGTCGAATTTTATCAAATTTTAAACTCGCTTACGAAACTTACGGCGAGTTAAACGAAGAAAAATCAAATGTCGTTGTAGTCTGCCATGCCCTGACCGGTTCTCACCATGCAGCAGGTAGATATGAAAACGATACAAAAGCCGGTTGGTGGGACAATCTAATCGGCGATAAAAAAGCAGTCGATACCGAAAAATATTTTGTAATTTGCGTAAATATCATTTCTAGTCCGTTTGGTTCGACTTGTCCTTTGGATTTGGACGAGCGGGGCGCCGAGTATCGCACGAGATTTCCTGTTATCGTCATTAGCGATGTGGTAAAGGCGCAAATGAAGCTTTTTGCTCGTCTAGGCATAACTCACGCAAAAGCCGTCATTGGCGGTTCGTTAGGGGGCATGCAAGCACTTTGCTACGCTATCGAATACCCAGAATTTGCCGAAAATATATTTTTACTAGCGACCACTTATGCTACAAATCCGTGGGCGATAGCTTTTAATAAAATCTCAATCGAAGCCATTGTTAGTGATCCAAATTTTAAAAACGGAAATTACGACAAAGATGAAATCGCAAAAAACGGCTTAAAAGGTATGGAAATCGGCAGAATGGCAGGTCATATTAGCTTTCTTAGTCCGAATTCAATGCAGAAAAAATTCGGCAGAAACTATGTAGAAACAGACGGTCTATACGAGCTTAACGGCAGATTTCAAGTAGATCGCTATCTTGAATACAACGGAGCAAATTTCGCCAAACGATTTGATCCGCTTTGCTATTTATATATCGCTAAAATGATGAATATTTTTGATTGTACTAGACATTATGGAAGCCTAAAAAACGCACTTAGCGAAATTAAATCAAAAATGTATATTATCTCTTTTGAAGGCGATTATCTCTTTCCGCCACATTTGATGAAGGAAATTTATGATTGTTTGGTGGATTTGGGTAAAAAAAGTTTAGCTCATTATGCCGAGATTGACAGCGATTACGGGCATGATGCGTTTTTGGTTGAAGTAGAAAAATTTGATTTTATAATTAAAAGGGTTTTAGATGAGTGA
- a CDS encoding HesA/MoeB/ThiF family protein → MEYFHRQIQLWGEDRQNSLKDKKILIIGSGGLGSSFAYALGSSGVGEICVVDFDTVSLHNIHRQILFSLEDEGKFKADIFKTRVESRFDGVCVRPFKMKADEFFKTCAEKFDLILDATDNLATRMQIDEFAKKTETPWIFTSVDSWQVQVCFIEKSDFKFFPTTKVAPAGLAAPIVMFAASFTANLALRYLANLEVKKDTLYYLNFFSGEFETKKIALV, encoded by the coding sequence ATGGAATATTTTCACAGACAAATACAGCTTTGGGGCGAAGACAGGCAAAATTCGCTAAAAGATAAAAAAATTCTCATCATCGGCTCAGGCGGTCTTGGCTCATCTTTTGCTTATGCGCTTGGGTCTAGCGGTGTGGGCGAGATTTGTGTTGTGGATTTTGACACGGTTTCGCTTCATAATATCCATAGACAAATTCTTTTTTCGCTCGAAGATGAGGGTAAATTTAAGGCTGATATTTTTAAAACTCGTGTTGAAAGTAGATTTGACGGGGTTTGCGTTCGTCCTTTTAAGATGAAAGCTGACGAATTTTTTAAAACCTGCGCCGAAAAATTTGATCTTATTTTAGATGCGACCGATAATCTTGCCACGCGTATGCAAATCGACGAATTTGCGAAAAAAACGGAGACACCGTGGATTTTTACTTCGGTTGATAGCTGGCAGGTGCAAGTCTGCTTTATCGAAAAAAGCGATTTTAAATTTTTCCCTACTACGAAAGTGGCACCAGCAGGGCTTGCTGCGCCTATCGTTATGTTTGCGGCGAGTTTTACGGCAAATTTAGCACTTCGTTATTTGGCAAATTTGGAAGTCAAAAAAGATACGCTTTATTACTTAAATTTTTTCTCGGGCGAATTTGAAACCAAAAAAATCGCTCTTGTTTAA
- the xseB gene encoding exodeoxyribonuclease VII small subunit has protein sequence MSENLQNESENFEEKLEKINEILEKLNEKDLTLQESVELYKNGVNLLKDAKQILQNAELDIKEFGGENE, from the coding sequence ATGAGTGAAAATTTGCAAAATGAGAGTGAAAATTTTGAAGAAAAATTAGAAAAAATAAATGAAATTTTAGAAAAGCTAAATGAAAAAGATTTGACGCTGCAAGAAAGCGTTGAGCTTTATAAAAACGGCGTAAATTTGCTAAAAGACGCAAAGCAAATTTTGCAAAACGCCGAACTTGATATAAAAGAATTTGGTGGCGAAAATGAGTAA
- the ypfJ gene encoding KPN_02809 family neutral zinc metallopeptidase, whose translation MKWRGGNQSLNVDDKRASSGGGGGINLALLIPIVKFLIKTKFGRIILLVGVVAAFLGFNPLNLLNFSAIGGNAGASKFQNTQADQEAKDFVATVLKQTEDTWGAIFSRHNARYVEPKLLLFHGAINSGCGYASSQVGPFYCPVDTKIYLDTDFFSDLAKNHNAAGDFAQGYVIAHEVGHHVQNLLGILSNADKLKARTNESGANAIQVKVELQADCFAGIWGHNQYKILEDGDLEEALNAATMIGDDTLQKKARGYVVPDSFTHGSGKDRKEWFYKGFKTGDLNACLTGLESW comes from the coding sequence ATGAAATGGCGTGGTGGCAATCAAAGCTTAAATGTCGATGACAAAAGAGCTAGTTCAGGTGGTGGCGGTGGGATAAATCTTGCCTTGTTGATTCCGATTGTAAAATTTTTGATAAAAACTAAATTTGGTAGAATTATCCTTTTAGTGGGCGTCGTAGCAGCGTTTTTAGGTTTTAATCCTTTAAATCTTTTAAATTTCTCTGCCATTGGCGGTAATGCAGGTGCTTCAAAATTCCAAAACACACAAGCCGATCAAGAAGCAAAAGACTTTGTCGCTACCGTCTTAAAACAGACAGAAGATACTTGGGGAGCGATTTTTTCGCGCCATAATGCAAGATATGTAGAGCCAAAATTGTTACTTTTTCACGGAGCGATTAATAGCGGTTGTGGCTATGCAAGCTCACAAGTAGGACCATTTTACTGCCCTGTTGATACAAAAATTTACCTAGATACGGACTTTTTTAGCGATTTAGCAAAAAATCATAACGCAGCAGGCGATTTCGCACAAGGTTATGTCATCGCCCACGAAGTCGGACACCATGTGCAAAATTTGCTAGGAATTTTAAGCAATGCCGATAAATTAAAAGCTAGAACAAACGAATCTGGCGCAAATGCGATTCAGGTCAAAGTCGAGCTTCAAGCCGATTGTTTTGCCGGAATTTGGGGACATAATCAATACAAAATTTTAGAAGACGGCGACTTGGAAGAAGCTCTAAATGCCGCCACGATGATAGGCGATGATACCTTGCAAAAAAAGGCTCGTGGCTATGTGGTGCCTGATTCTTTTACGCACGGAAGCGGCAAAGATAGAAAAGAGTGGTTTTATAAAGGCTTTAAAACAGGCGATTTGAATGCGTGTTTGACGGGCTTGGAGAGTTGGTAA
- the gatA gene encoding Asp-tRNA(Asn)/Glu-tRNA(Gln) amidotransferase subunit GatA: MISLKEALKLTPDEILNLRKELKEKIAQTKNLGAYVEQLTGEELNESGLGVPIAIKDNIQVKDWSVTAASKILQGYVAPYDATVITKLRNAGLAPFGRTNMDEFAMGSTTETSYYGKTLNPLDSSRVPGGSSGGSAAAVGAGIAIAALGSDTGGSIRQPAAFCGCVGFKPSYGRVSRYGLGAYSSSLDQIGPITGNVEDAAILYDIIAGHDKMDSTSYAGEFIKTADKLNSDRKFTIAVIENYLNEASDEIKTALNLAIDKLKAFGHKIVYKNLLNSKYDIATYYIIATAEASANLSRYDGVRYGNRAKSANLKELYANTRGEGFGDEVKRRMLLGTFVLSSGYYDAYYIKAQKARAYIKAEYEEIFKEADLIFMPIAPSVAYKFGELANPLSAYLSDIYTIGVNLAGLPAISVPVGKNSGGLNISAQLIGKAYDEQAVLDGGLNLEKIIRG, from the coding sequence TTGATAAGTTTAAAAGAAGCATTAAAGCTAACGCCAGATGAGATACTAAATTTACGCAAAGAGCTAAAAGAAAAAATCGCACAAACAAAGAATTTAGGGGCTTATGTCGAACAGCTAACAGGCGAAGAGCTAAATGAAAGTGGCTTAGGTGTGCCGATTGCGATAAAAGATAATATTCAAGTAAAAGATTGGAGTGTAACGGCTGCTTCGAAGATTTTGCAAGGCTATGTTGCGCCTTATGACGCAACCGTTATCACAAAACTACGAAACGCAGGACTTGCGCCTTTTGGTCGCACAAATATGGACGAATTTGCTATGGGAAGCACGACAGAGACTTCATATTACGGCAAAACGCTAAATCCGCTTGATAGCTCACGCGTTCCGGGCGGTAGTAGCGGCGGAAGTGCGGCTGCTGTGGGTGCAGGAATTGCAATCGCAGCTCTTGGAAGCGACACAGGCGGAAGTATTCGCCAACCTGCTGCATTTTGCGGTTGCGTGGGATTTAAACCAAGCTACGGCAGAGTGAGCCGTTATGGGCTTGGGGCGTATTCAAGTAGCTTAGATCAAATCGGACCGATTACAGGGAATGTCGAAGACGCTGCGATTTTGTATGATATTATCGCAGGACACGATAAAATGGATAGCACAAGCTACGCAGGTGAGTTTATAAAAACGGCAGATAAATTAAATAGTGATAGAAAATTTACAATCGCCGTGATTGAAAATTATTTAAATGAAGCTAGTGATGAGATAAAAACGGCGTTAAATTTGGCTATCGATAAGCTTAAAGCTTTCGGACATAAGATCGTTTATAAAAATTTATTAAATTCAAAATATGACATTGCGACATATTATATCATCGCAACTGCCGAAGCTAGTGCGAATTTAAGTCGTTACGACGGCGTGCGATACGGAAATCGTGCAAAATCGGCAAATTTAAAAGAGCTTTATGCAAACACCCGCGGCGAGGGCTTTGGCGATGAGGTAAAACGAAGAATGCTTCTTGGAACATTTGTTTTAAGTAGTGGTTATTATGATGCTTACTACATAAAAGCACAAAAAGCAAGAGCCTATATCAAGGCTGAATATGAAGAGATTTTTAAAGAAGCAGATCTTATTTTTATGCCGATTGCTCCAAGTGTAGCGTATAAATTTGGCGAGTTAGCCAATCCGCTAAGTGCATATCTAAGCGATATTTATACAATCGGCGTAAATTTAGCAGGACTTCCTGCGATTTCTGTGCCTGTGGGTAAAAACTCTGGCGGCTTAAACATAAGCGCACAGCTTATCGGCAAGGCTTATGACGAACAAGCGGTTCTTGATGGCGGTTTGAATTTAGAAAAAATTATAAGGGGATAG
- the guaB gene encoding IMP dehydrogenase, whose protein sequence is MKILKKALTFEDVLLVPQYSEILPKDVDIRTNLTRNITLNTPLVSAAMDTVTEVKTAIMMARMGGIGVIHKNMDIESQAKMVKRVKKSESGIIFDPISIKADATVKDALDLMAEYHISGVPVVDDNGILIGILTNRDLRFETDTASLVGEKMTKAPLITAPKGCTLDDAELIFRSNKVEKLPIIDANGHLEGLITIKDLKKRIEYPNANKDKFGRLRVAAAISVGHFERAEALVKAGVDALVMDSAHGHSKGIIDTLKELKRNYEVDVIVGNVANPASVADIAGAGADAIKVGIGPGSICTTRIVAGVGVPQITAISDCAEAAKKFGIPIIADGGIKYSGDIAKALAAGASSVMIGSLLAGCYETPGELITFQGRQYKTYRGMGSLGAMQKGSADRYFQDGTAKEKLVPEGIEGRVPYAGYLKDVVFQLVGGLRSSMGYCGSKDIKTFQEKAEFVEITSAGLKESHVHDVIITQEAPNYRVN, encoded by the coding sequence ATGAAAATTTTGAAAAAAGCTTTGACATTTGAAGATGTTTTGTTAGTGCCGCAGTATTCTGAAATTTTGCCAAAAGATGTTGATATTAGAACGAATTTGACAAGAAATATTACGCTAAATACGCCATTAGTCAGTGCTGCTATGGATACGGTTACAGAAGTAAAAACGGCTATTATGATGGCGCGAATGGGCGGAATCGGCGTAATCCATAAAAATATGGACATCGAAAGCCAAGCAAAAATGGTTAAAAGAGTGAAAAAAAGCGAAAGCGGTATTATTTTTGATCCAATTTCAATCAAAGCCGATGCGACCGTAAAAGACGCGCTTGATTTAATGGCAGAATACCATATCAGCGGTGTTCCTGTTGTCGATGACAACGGCATACTAATCGGAATTTTAACAAATCGTGATTTGCGTTTTGAAACTGATACAGCTTCATTAGTCGGCGAAAAAATGACAAAGGCTCCACTAATCACAGCTCCAAAAGGCTGCACTTTGGATGACGCTGAACTTATTTTTAGAAGTAACAAAGTTGAAAAACTTCCTATAATCGACGCAAACGGACATTTAGAAGGTTTGATTACCATTAAAGATTTGAAAAAAAGAATAGAATATCCAAACGCAAATAAAGATAAATTTGGTCGTTTAAGAGTTGCAGCTGCTATTAGCGTAGGGCATTTTGAAAGAGCCGAAGCACTGGTAAAAGCAGGAGTTGATGCGCTTGTTATGGACTCAGCACACGGACACTCAAAGGGCATAATAGACACGCTAAAAGAGTTAAAACGAAATTACGAAGTAGATGTCATAGTCGGAAATGTAGCAAATCCTGCAAGTGTGGCTGATATTGCTGGGGCTGGGGCCGATGCTATTAAAGTCGGTATTGGTCCGGGAAGTATTTGCACAACTCGCATTGTAGCGGGTGTCGGTGTGCCGCAAATCACGGCTATTAGCGATTGCGCAGAAGCTGCTAAAAAATTTGGAATTCCAATCATAGCAGACGGCGGTATAAAATACTCAGGCGACATCGCAAAAGCCCTTGCAGCAGGAGCAAGTTCAGTTATGATAGGAAGTTTGTTAGCAGGTTGTTATGAAACTCCTGGCGAGTTAATCACTTTCCAAGGCAGACAATACAAAACTTACCGCGGTATGGGCTCACTTGGAGCTATGCAAAAAGGAAGTGCAGATCGCTATTTCCAAGACGGCACGGCAAAAGAAAAACTAGTCCCAGAAGGCATAGAAGGTCGCGTTCCTTATGCTGGTTATTTAAAAGATGTTGTGTTCCAGCTAGTTGGGGGCTTACGAAGCTCTATGGGATATTGCGGTAGTAAAGATATAAAAACTTTCCAAGAAAAAGCCGAATTTGTTGAGATTACAAGTGCCGGACTTAAAGAAAGCCATGTCCATGATGTTATCATCACGCAAGAAGCACCAAATTACCGAGTAAATTAG
- a CDS encoding response regulator gives MRNIKILAVDDDAINLKLLEVMLKKYGRVDEIVKAANGLEALSILENRPDIDLILLDIVMPVMNGLEFLDNLHARDEVAHIPVIVLTTDETAKREALNKGAYDFMTKPVYDKDLARKLDDVMNIIAD, from the coding sequence ATGAGAAACATTAAAATTTTAGCAGTTGATGACGACGCTATCAACTTGAAACTTTTGGAAGTTATGCTTAAAAAGTATGGCAGAGTTGATGAAATCGTCAAAGCTGCCAATGGTCTTGAAGCATTAAGTATTTTGGAGAACAGGCCGGACATTGATCTTATTTTGCTTGACATAGTTATGCCGGTTATGAACGGGCTTGAATTCCTAGATAACCTTCATGCTAGGGACGAAGTCGCTCACATACCTGTTATCGTCCTAACGACAGATGAAACAGCGAAAAGAGAAGCACTAAATAAAGGTGCTTATGACTTTATGACAAAGCCTGTTTATGACAAGGATTTAGCTCGCAAACTTGATGATGTTATGAATATCATCGCAGATTAG